GTCACATATGCAAAATATACAGAGGCACAATGTGTTGCAAATAAATCACTCTTAATGTAACATACAACAACTCTTGGAAATCACAGCAATCCAGAATACAAGAAACACGTTCTAATAATAGATATCCCAACAGCATCTGTTCTTGCACTCATCATGGAAATGCTGCCAGTACTAACATGAAACAGGCCGTTGCATATATCGCAATTTTGGATAGGCATTTTTCAGTCGAAGAATCCACTGGTGCAACATATACCGGCGAAGCCTTGGGAGAAAGTTTCTTTGGCGAAGGTGGtggaggaggcggtggtggcAGAGGTACATAAAATCTCATCGGAAGCAGCACTTTATCCACCTGATACACAGCTAGCTGGTTGTCATCAAATATTGTGTTGGACACACTTGTGTTTGTCTCTCCAGTTGTAATATTCACAACACTTCCGAATGCAGTCACGTTCATTGCCAGCAGTTCTGTGCTGCCCCCGGCTTGTGTGCGCAGAGGATTGCTGGCTGTCTGGAACTGCAATGGGGATATATGGCTGGTCAGGACATGAAACTTCACCAGCTCCTTCTTCTGCTCGTCAGTGAAGGAGTTGAGAGTGCCAGTTTTAAGGTTGGAGAAGGCACTGTCTGTTGGGGCGAAAACTGTGAGGCCATTACTCGAATCAAGAAGCTGCGACTCAAGGTTATCTGCAACTTTGGTGGTCTGCAGCAGTTTTATAAACAGACCAAACCTTCCATCCTTCTTGAGGATGGAGATCACACTAGGTGGCCCAGTCGGCGCAGGGCTAGCTGCTACAGTAGCCGGAACGGATTGTGCAGGGGCTGCTGCGGGGGACTGTGCAGCAGCAAGGGTGCAGCAAAAGAGGAAGATGAAGGAAACTGGGAACTGGATGAGTAGCTGAGTCATCTTGTTGCTTCGACTTAATGAGGTATTGGAGGAAGGCGAAGTTGGATGATGACACACTCATTGAAGCTTTCATTTATAGTAATGAAGTGAGTGgggagaagagaagagaagatggTAGTGTGGTGAGTGAGGTGACAGTAACAGCAGCTCAAGGATGGAATAAGATGAGTGTTGATAATTTACAGGCAGCTAAAAGATTGCTTTgcaaagaagaaaaaacaacCAAGGCTGGTGAGTTTCTACATATCTCATCTTGATTGATACTGGGGACTAACTATGCAGCTAATATTTTTCATCAAAAaactattataaaatttagCTTGTTTGATCATATATTCCTTCAACTTCCAATTTTATTATTGTCAACTTAATCTACTATCCAGTGTAAACAATCCTCTTTAGATACTTGATGTATATTTGGAATTGGAGATGAAGCATGAGATATGTGATTAACATTTAACATGGGAGTATCTGGAGAAGACACAAATTGAAATTTCATGGTTAGTAGATGGAAAAATTAgatgtgataaaaaaaaatatactctccTTATTTAAATTTGAGTCTCAATCTCGAATATCCACTTCATTTCCCAGTCTTGTCAATTATGATTGCCTTGTCATTGAAATAATTGGATACTATCATCCACCACATTCCAATAGGTATAACTTTTCGGGAGTTGTCTTGATTAATTGCAATTTGGTTACTATCATCGATAGATTAGCTAATTATCATCAAGGCAATTGCGTAATGTGATCATTGTAATTTAATTGCATTATTGATGGATTAGATAAATAGTATGACTGTAATTATTGCAATGGATTATCAAGGATAACTCTGCTTAACCCGTTGATAATAAATAACGAACTCTATATTGGTGACCTATTGCCTTCGTGTATTAGGGCTTGTTAGATTTGGAACTACTCTCAGATATTGATGCAGGTTACAATATAgtgaaatattataattttgttgATGTATGTTATTCAATGAAATCTTTGTATCTGTAATTACATATATTCTATTGAATATATAGATTTGATTCGAATACTAACCATATATGAGatagttgtaattttattggtatttctatttattattttatcgtTCCTTTTGTATATTATTGTCAATGATAAAACCAATTTCTTCTGCATTTACAAATTCATACCCGTGGTTATATCAAGTACTACCAAAATACAAGAATTTTGGATTATAAACTCGAGTTTTATCATGAGAATATTGAGGTTGAATCACATGAAATGCAACCATTGTTATGGTCATGCATCACAATTTTTGTAGCATCTCTCCAACTAATTAATTCCATGAATCCCCTCACCTATTCAATAGTCATAATCCCGGAGAtgaatttctaaaataaaactTAACGGTTATGAAGCGTGGTAAACCGTATTAgtaaattttacaaattttggATAAATTTGGACCATCATATACAAAAAACACGTACCACGATTTACGACCATCATAAAACCTAGATATACAATAAATGTTCTAAAGATGAGTGAGAACAGGATGGAGCTTCTGCCGGTCCCTCCACCCGCAAtctgatagaaatccatgttttccatcctaaaaccaattggtgatagaagGAGTGGCCCATGgaatttatatactagtttcagttttcttttaACATCGATGTTGGACAGTTATATGTGTTGGACTTTTttctgatcgattggacaactggcccatttttttttcgatcggttggaccactgacccaaattttaagcccaaatattcttttgggtcagtcatttttttggtTTTAGCCCAGATATATTGCTGgatcagttaaatttgacccaccGTCGGCGACCCCCacgatagaaatccatgggttccatccgaaaaccaattggtgataggaggagtggcccatgggatttatatactagtttcagttttcttttaacaccgatgtgagacagttatatgttatttttctagtttcaattgccaataCAATCAAGCACCACTGAGTCAAGCCCAATGGGACGAAGCCAGGGCCAAGAGAACGATCACCCTGAAAGGACAAAAAACTGGCCGATCATATACAAAGATTAAATTATTATGTAGTATTTGGATCCTTCAACTAGGACTTAAGAGTCCTATAGAGGTCTATACTATTACACCTGAACTAGGGTTTCGAGGCTTTCGTTTACATATTTGTTTGAGTGCCATTGAGAAACTTTTTATATCATCATATCTTTTCCACCTCAATAAAAGCACCATTGATAGGATTTCGAATTGCCTATCGAAATTAGGCTTTTGGGATTGCCCATAAGAGCGGAGGAAGAGAGCAGCCGGCGATCAATGatatatttgattttgattctgATCCAACTATTCCATGCATATTTATAATCGGTGGGAATACAAAAAGATATCCTATGATATAAAACAAATCTAATTCAAATCCAACAATTAtcgaaaataaatcaaaacctaacatatattaaaaatcaaatcaaatcctagcaattatggaaaataaatcaaacccCAACAATTATAGAAATAAATCATAATATACAGCTAAACAATAatatggaataaaataaatataaatcatAATATACAGCTAAACAATAatatggaataaaataaatataaatgtcTCCCTCCCTCAAAATATAAACTTTGAGAACAACACGATTTTTAAtgcaaatttaataaaatgaaaagagataaaaaaaagtgattggatattgttaatggagaatagAGTTCACCTCATAACAAAGAAAAACTTAGGAATATTGGAAATgaactatttttatgagacagatgaaaatgaaaaaaaattagaatatttaatgggacaaaggagagagtatatatttatatatactaatccCTCTATCCCAAGGAATATGACCCCTTCTTTAGGTGACACATGAATTTATCtctactaaaaaggaaagatagtcatcttaagtgggacaaAGGAAGTAACAAGTGGGGGGTCAAACACCAATAAAATTTGTTGAGTGTGTTCAGTACTAACGACGCGGAAATAGCTCGAAGGTGAGCAATATAAAAAACCGCgtatgaaaaatggatgatgagaTCATTAATTAGTTAATAGATTTTTTAGAGCttatattttactaatatttcaggatatattttcatatttattagatCAAAGAGTTATTTTCTATAGTAGACTTTTAAAATAAAGGCATcacataaaaattgatttttattcatataatattttaaaatatttatggaATCAAAGAATTGTTTCATattcttaaattataaaaatcattttttatgattataaattaaaataattcatGTACAAAATTACTAGCGAAATAAATCAATAAGAATTACTAATGCGAGAAAATAGTGAAAGTCCACAAAACATAAATgaatttgagaaaataaaaaaattactaatttgagaaaataaaaaaaagccaGATAGAACTCGGTACCCCGAGATTAAGAGGCCGAAATTGAAAGCGTTTCATATTTATAATGTTGAATAGATACatatattagagcatctccaatggcggcgtcgacaccggcacgccgatttttaGCGGGCGCCGGTGCTGACGctgaaccattgcagccggcgtcggcgaaatcggcgtcaaaattggcgtgcccacgccgattcttgggctgacgccgatcctcacggcgccattgtaggccccggatcggcgtcagaccgacgtcagatttttaattttttttttaatttttcgaggAGAAGGCTtatcttcgcgtattgctccggagcatgcgtgaagaattggaggggtTGCAGAGGGATACCAGCGGGAGTAGCCGCGGTgttggtggcgacggaggcggcggcggcgacgatgAAGGGCTGGGTGACGACGGAGGCGAGaacggcggcgaggagtgattttttatgtaatttttttattgtactttttaatttttgtacttttttttaaattaatgtacttttttaaaattattgtactttaaatttttaaaattattgtactttttaaaattttaataatattattcaattttcatgtatttgtctcgtaaattaaatttcgtatgttgctacgattgtaattaaattatataattgttattagtgatgtggataggctatgtgagagctattgcatgtccagttgcatgtccagatgatgtgacaggaggattttagtgctgatgatatggCAGTGACAAGGCTATGGGAGgactattgcatgtccagaaccactggagatgctcttagcatATGGTAAATACTCAAATGGTTGAGGGGCCCAAGGGGTTGACCATTGTGTTGTGTTTCGGTTCAAATCAAAACCGGAACCTGCATTTCCACTTCTAAAAATGAAGCGGGAACCAAACCAAATAGGAGTCCCACAGCCAAATAGTTGAGGTTAACAATGCCCGAGGCCAAAGTTCTCATATTCGAGCCCTCCGTGACGCggactttaaatttatgttcacttaaccattaaaaaaagaagaattttcTGTAGACCAGCCACCAATTTCTCAAA
This sequence is a window from Salvia splendens isolate huo1 chromosome 14, SspV2, whole genome shotgun sequence. Protein-coding genes within it:
- the LOC121764567 gene encoding fasciclin-like arabinogalactan protein 12, translated to MTQLLIQFPVSFIFLFCCTLAAAQSPAAAPAQSVPATVAASPAPTGPPSVISILKKDGRFGLFIKLLQTTKVADNLESQLLDSSNGLTVFAPTDSAFSNLKTGTLNSFTDEQKKELVKFHVLTSHISPLQFQTASNPLRTQAGGSTELLAMNVTAFGSVVNITTGETNTSVSNTIFDDNQLAVYQVDKVLLPMRFYVPLPPPPPPPPSPKKLSPKASPVYVAPVDSSTEKCLSKIAIYATACFMLVLAAFP